From a region of the Nitrospira sp. genome:
- the ispE gene encoding 4-(cytidine 5'-diphospho)-2-C-methyl-D-erythritol kinase, with translation MTNPVSRSTAVPSPITVRAPAKINLVLRILDRRSDDYHNLWSLMQTVQLEDELAFSLSGHHSTIDLRCDQPSLKGDHSNLVYRAAAAVLEACGRTVGLDIVLAKRIPMGAGLGGGSSDAAATIIGLNRLLNLGWLTEKMVQVGQTLGSDVPFFFFAPSAIVEGRGEKVAPVRIKGNRWVVLVNPGFPVETKWAYQQLSASRSGVQPLSDLHAGLGKAYELSWEAVLQAAENDFEVPAFKAYPALYDIRQRLIAAGAEVALLSGSGATVFGVFRDEAQARHAQLSFLNEPHLKVFTVAAHSDS, from the coding sequence GTGACTAACCCTGTTTCCCGTTCGACGGCCGTACCTTCTCCCATTACCGTTCGTGCACCCGCCAAGATCAACCTCGTCCTTCGTATTCTTGACCGTCGGTCTGATGATTATCACAACCTCTGGTCTCTGATGCAGACCGTGCAGTTGGAGGATGAGCTCGCATTTTCTCTGAGCGGCCACCATTCGACCATCGACTTGCGATGCGATCAACCGTCCTTGAAGGGAGACCATTCCAATCTGGTGTATCGCGCTGCGGCAGCGGTACTTGAAGCCTGTGGTCGAACCGTTGGATTGGACATCGTCCTCGCAAAACGAATTCCGATGGGGGCCGGCTTGGGTGGCGGAAGCAGTGATGCAGCTGCGACAATTATTGGGCTGAACCGGCTATTGAATTTGGGATGGTTGACGGAGAAGATGGTTCAGGTTGGTCAAACGCTCGGAAGCGATGTCCCGTTCTTCTTTTTCGCTCCATCGGCGATTGTAGAAGGGCGGGGTGAAAAGGTAGCGCCAGTACGAATCAAGGGGAACCGATGGGTTGTCCTGGTGAATCCCGGATTTCCGGTCGAAACAAAGTGGGCGTATCAGCAACTTTCTGCAAGCCGATCAGGGGTTCAGCCGCTCTCGGATCTCCATGCGGGGCTGGGGAAAGCATATGAGCTCTCATGGGAAGCCGTGCTTCAAGCGGCCGAAAACGACTTTGAAGTGCCGGCGTTCAAGGCCTATCCGGCGCTCTATGACATTAGGCAGCGGCTCATTGCGGCAGGAGCAGAGGTGGCATTGTTATCGGGCAGTGGGGCGACTGTATTCGGTGTATTCCGTGACGAGGCTCAGGCTCGGCACGCACAGCTATCTTTTCTGAACGAGCCACATCTCAAGGTCTTCACGGTGGCGGCTCATTCTGATTCGTAG
- a CDS encoding ribose-phosphate pyrophosphokinase, with the protein MNRELKIFSGNANLVLAQEISAYLGQKLGEATVSSFSDGEIRVKIDENVRGADVFVVQSCCQPVNDSLMELLIIIDALKRSSANRITSVIPYFGYARQDRKDQPRVPITAKLVADLITTAGADRVLSMDLHAGQIQGFFNVPVDHLYALPVLLDYIVKKQISDLVVVSPDAGGVERARAFAKRLQANLAIIDKRREGPNQAQIMNIIGDVQGKSVLLLDDMIDTAGTIVQGAQACTDQGAREVIAACTHSVLSGPALERLQASCLSQVVVTNTIPLRGKELACPKLHQLSVAPLLGEAIRRIHEDESVSSLFA; encoded by the coding sequence ATGAACAGAGAACTTAAGATTTTCTCTGGCAACGCCAACCTTGTGCTTGCCCAGGAGATCTCAGCGTATTTGGGACAAAAACTAGGCGAGGCGACCGTCTCCTCCTTCAGCGATGGGGAAATTCGGGTCAAGATCGATGAAAATGTTCGCGGCGCCGATGTGTTCGTCGTGCAGTCCTGTTGTCAACCGGTCAACGATTCCTTGATGGAGTTGTTGATCATCATCGATGCGTTGAAGCGTTCGTCCGCCAATCGCATTACCTCCGTCATTCCCTATTTTGGGTATGCTCGCCAGGACCGTAAAGATCAGCCGCGCGTCCCCATCACTGCCAAATTGGTCGCCGATCTCATCACCACTGCCGGAGCTGACCGTGTGCTTTCGATGGATCTTCACGCCGGGCAGATTCAGGGATTTTTCAATGTGCCGGTTGATCACCTGTATGCGCTCCCGGTTCTGCTCGACTATATCGTGAAGAAACAAATCAGTGATTTGGTCGTCGTTTCTCCCGATGCCGGCGGCGTGGAACGAGCCAGGGCGTTTGCCAAGCGTCTTCAGGCCAACCTGGCTATCATCGACAAGCGCCGCGAGGGTCCGAACCAAGCCCAAATTATGAACATCATCGGGGACGTCCAAGGAAAGAGCGTTTTGCTCCTGGACGACATGATCGATACAGCAGGGACGATTGTTCAGGGTGCGCAGGCCTGTACCGATCAAGGTGCCAGAGAGGTGATAGCTGCCTGCACCCATTCGGTATTGTCGGGGCCGGCACTGGAACGGTTACAGGCTTCGTGTCTCTCGCAAGTGGTGGTGACCAACACGATTCCGCTGCGAGGGAAAGAGTTGGCCTGTCCGAAGTTGCATCAATTGTCGGTGGCGCCTTTGTTGGGCGAAGCCATCAGACGGATCCATGAAGATGAATCGGTGAGTTCACTATTCGCCTAA
- a CDS encoding fatty acid cis/trans isomerase, with translation MPSIRLLSQIGGGYRWIVLLLPLAGCVQPTGSGPVATGETRIPPSTAGTATVDYWREIQPIIERRCAVCHGCYDSPCQLNLTAFEGLARGANKKPVYDGMRLLTAEPTRLFEDAHTVEAWRKKDFFPVVQEQSSATESERRAGVLARTLTLKQANPLPADPLLSDSFDLSLNRDQSCPTDSEFDRFAEKHPLWGMPYGLPGLTDQEYQTVLRWIELGTPYPEQDRTSAPALRQVKEWEEFLNGESLKHQLMARYLYEHLHLTHLYFDELLNREWFRLVRSRTAPGQPIDVIATRRPFDDPGVPRVYYRLQSVKESLTAKTHVPYALSSARKQRYTDLFLSNTFNVGALPSYDSNVAANPFVAFRDLPVRSRYRFLLDDARAFVMQFIKGPVCRGQVALDVIDDRFWIFFIDPDSAVLDKKEQFLAEMSQHLYLPTPEGTTRLGLISWIKYSHMQNEFLKAKQAYIERLHLQNEAPDLAFIWDGRGQNRNAALTVFRHQDSGSVVQGLVGEEPKTAWLLSYDLFERIYYLLVAGFDVYGFVGHQLDTRLYMDFLRMEGEFNFLMLLPIKERERWRDFWYRDAHESVKDYVYGRRILVQQDSGIVYHSDQPKSELFGLLRKRIGTTLESKYDLIGEQDLTLRKQLQRLMQVKGRAAQWMPEMALLTVVNDKGLVGNQEDQIFTLLHDNGFSNVASLFDQASRRLPDEDRLTVGRGVIGAYPNALYRLRRSDLPEFVTAVTDLTSEDDYRRLAERFAVRRTNPAFWTHSDTIHAAYRRISPLDAGLFDYNRLENR, from the coding sequence ATGCCGTCGATTCGTCTGCTATCACAAATCGGCGGCGGGTATCGGTGGATCGTTCTCTTGTTGCCATTGGCCGGCTGCGTACAGCCCACGGGATCGGGCCCGGTCGCAACGGGTGAAACGAGGATTCCGCCAAGTACGGCCGGTACTGCCACCGTCGATTATTGGCGCGAAATCCAACCGATCATCGAGCGCCGCTGTGCCGTGTGTCACGGCTGTTACGATTCACCTTGTCAGTTGAATCTCACCGCCTTTGAAGGCCTGGCTCGCGGCGCCAACAAAAAGCCGGTCTATGACGGGATGCGTCTGTTGACGGCCGAGCCGACACGGCTGTTCGAGGATGCTCACACGGTAGAGGCCTGGCGCAAAAAGGATTTTTTCCCCGTCGTTCAGGAACAGTCGAGTGCGACTGAAAGCGAGCGCCGCGCCGGTGTGCTTGCCCGCACATTGACCTTGAAGCAGGCCAACCCGCTCCCGGCTGATCCGTTGCTGTCCGATTCCTTCGATCTCTCCTTGAATCGTGATCAGAGTTGTCCGACCGACTCAGAGTTCGATCGGTTTGCGGAGAAGCATCCGTTGTGGGGCATGCCCTATGGTTTACCGGGCTTGACCGATCAGGAATACCAGACGGTCTTGCGCTGGATCGAACTGGGCACGCCCTATCCCGAGCAGGACCGGACGTCTGCGCCGGCACTGCGGCAGGTGAAGGAATGGGAGGAGTTTTTAAACGGGGAATCTTTGAAACACCAATTGATGGCCAGGTACCTCTATGAGCATCTGCATCTGACGCATCTCTATTTCGACGAGTTGCTCAATCGTGAATGGTTCCGGCTCGTACGGTCCCGCACGGCACCTGGCCAGCCCATTGACGTGATCGCCACGCGGCGTCCCTTCGACGATCCGGGCGTCCCGCGTGTCTATTACCGGCTTCAATCGGTGAAAGAAAGTCTCACGGCCAAAACGCATGTGCCGTATGCCTTGTCCTCTGCTCGCAAACAACGGTATACGGACCTGTTTCTGAGTAACACCTTCAATGTCGGCGCCTTGCCTAGCTATGACTCGAACGTGGCCGCTAACCCGTTCGTGGCATTTCGTGACCTTCCAGTCCGGTCGCGATACCGGTTTCTGCTTGATGACGCCCGCGCCTTTGTCATGCAGTTCATCAAGGGGCCGGTCTGTCGAGGGCAGGTGGCGTTGGATGTGATCGACGATCGATTCTGGATCTTCTTCATCGATCCCGACAGCGCCGTGCTCGACAAGAAGGAGCAGTTCCTCGCGGAGATGAGCCAGCATCTCTATTTGCCGACGCCCGAAGGGACGACCAGGTTGGGACTGATCTCCTGGATCAAGTATTCCCATATGCAGAATGAGTTTCTCAAAGCCAAGCAGGCCTATATCGAACGCCTCCATCTCCAGAACGAGGCGCCCGACCTCGCCTTTATTTGGGATGGCCGGGGGCAGAACCGCAATGCCGCGTTGACCGTGTTTCGCCATCAGGACAGCGGTTCGGTCGTGCAAGGTTTAGTCGGCGAAGAGCCCAAAACCGCCTGGCTCTTATCCTATGACTTGTTCGAACGGATCTATTACTTACTGGTGGCGGGTTTCGATGTCTACGGCTTCGTTGGGCATCAACTCGATACCCGATTGTATATGGACTTCCTCCGCATGGAAGGGGAGTTCAATTTTTTGATGTTGCTCCCGATCAAGGAACGGGAACGGTGGCGAGACTTCTGGTATCGCGATGCGCATGAATCGGTCAAGGACTATGTATATGGCCGGCGTATCTTGGTACAGCAAGACAGCGGCATCGTCTACCACAGCGACCAGCCCAAGAGCGAATTGTTCGGGCTGTTGCGGAAACGGATCGGCACGACATTGGAGTCAAAATATGACCTCATCGGGGAGCAGGACCTGACTCTGCGCAAACAGTTACAGAGGTTGATGCAGGTAAAGGGAAGGGCAGCGCAGTGGATGCCAGAAATGGCCTTGCTGACCGTCGTGAACGATAAGGGATTGGTAGGCAATCAGGAGGATCAGATCTTCACATTGCTCCACGATAACGGATTCAGCAATGTCGCTTCGCTGTTCGATCAAGCATCGCGCCGGCTTCCGGACGAGGATCGACTGACAGTGGGACGTGGTGTTATCGGTGCCTATCCCAACGCCCTCTATCGGCTCCGCCGGTCGGACCTGCCGGAATTCGTTACGGCGGTGACAGACCTCACCAGCGAGGATGATTACCGACGGCTGGCCGAACGGTTTGCCGTCCGTCGAACCAATCCTGCCTTCTGGACCCACAGCGACACGATCCATGCGGCCTATCGCCGGATCAGCCCGCTCGATGCTGGCCTATTCGACTATAACCGGCTCGAAAACCGATAG
- a CDS encoding sigma-54 dependent transcriptional regulator has translation MEKILVVDDEQSLRDVLSIMLKRAGYAVTCAMDGEEAIGLLNREIFDLVITDLRMPKIDGMEVLKAVKSASPETVVLIITAFATADSAVEAMKQGAYDYLTKPFQVDEVQLIIRNALEKRRLTAENMLLKREMASQSSFAQLVGQSEAMQKVFDVVRKVADSKSNVLICGESGTGKELVARAIHYNSARSALPFVAVNCSAVPETLLESELFGHMKGSFTGAISNKAGLFEIADGGTIFLDEIGDTTPTIQVKLLRVIQEREFRRVGGNQDVKVDVRVVAATNKDLEKAVAEGSFREDLYYRLDVIPIRLPPLRVRSSDIPLLVDHFLERFSKESAKAKPSISSEAMHVLLGHEWRGNVRELENLIERVVAFSTEGPVTEAEVRGWLHRPATQSQQPAIPLDLTEEGLDLEGLINGIEKDLLLKALERSKWVKKKAARMLRLNTRSFRYRLEKYAIKGGRD, from the coding sequence GTGGAAAAGATCCTAGTCGTTGATGACGAGCAAAGTTTGCGCGACGTATTGAGTATCATGCTCAAACGGGCCGGATATGCCGTGACGTGTGCCATGGACGGTGAAGAAGCCATCGGGCTTCTGAACAGAGAAATCTTTGATCTGGTCATCACCGATTTGCGCATGCCGAAGATCGATGGAATGGAGGTCCTGAAGGCCGTAAAGTCCGCCTCGCCGGAAACAGTCGTGTTGATCATCACGGCCTTTGCCACTGCGGATTCCGCCGTCGAAGCCATGAAACAGGGCGCCTACGACTATCTGACGAAGCCGTTTCAGGTCGATGAAGTCCAGTTGATCATTCGGAATGCACTGGAAAAGCGGCGACTCACGGCCGAGAACATGCTGCTGAAGCGGGAGATGGCGAGCCAGTCGTCGTTCGCGCAGCTGGTCGGGCAAAGCGAGGCGATGCAGAAGGTGTTCGATGTTGTACGGAAAGTCGCCGATTCGAAAAGCAATGTCCTCATCTGCGGGGAAAGCGGAACGGGAAAAGAGTTGGTTGCGCGCGCGATTCATTACAACAGCGCCAGAAGCGCCCTCCCCTTTGTGGCCGTAAATTGCAGTGCCGTGCCGGAAACGTTGTTGGAGAGTGAGCTGTTTGGCCACATGAAGGGATCGTTCACCGGAGCGATCTCGAACAAAGCAGGATTGTTCGAGATCGCCGATGGAGGGACCATTTTTCTCGACGAGATCGGCGATACGACCCCGACGATTCAAGTGAAGTTGCTGCGTGTTATCCAAGAACGGGAGTTTCGGCGAGTGGGGGGCAATCAAGACGTCAAAGTCGACGTACGTGTGGTGGCCGCCACGAACAAGGACCTCGAGAAAGCCGTTGCGGAAGGTTCATTCCGGGAAGACCTGTACTATCGTTTGGATGTGATTCCTATACGGCTCCCGCCGTTGCGTGTGCGTTCCAGCGATATTCCGCTACTGGTCGATCACTTTCTAGAACGATTTTCGAAGGAGAGTGCTAAAGCCAAACCCAGCATCAGCTCCGAGGCGATGCACGTCTTGCTGGGGCATGAATGGCGCGGCAACGTCCGTGAGTTGGAGAATCTGATCGAACGGGTCGTCGCATTCTCGACGGAAGGGCCGGTGACCGAGGCTGAGGTACGGGGATGGCTTCACCGACCCGCGACGCAGTCGCAGCAACCGGCGATACCCCTGGATTTGACTGAGGAGGGGTTAGACCTCGAAGGGCTCATCAACGGAATCGAGAAGGACCTATTGTTGAAGGCGCTTGAACGATCGAAATGGGTCAAAAAGAAGGCCGCGCGAATGCTCCGCCTCAACACTAGGTCGTTTCGGTATCGCTTGGAAAAGTATGCTATAAAAGGAGGTCGTGACTAA
- a CDS encoding type II secretion system F family protein, with amino-acid sequence MATFAYVGRTKSGGVKKGELVAKSRDEAVDHLRKQSVVVTSLEERAAKEGFSLKLGSGVSEKDLVVFTRQFGTMINAGLPLIQCLEILSTQSENAALRKSVGEIKVQVEGGSTFSDALRKHPKIFDDLYVNMVHAGEVGGLLDTILGRLSKHIEKAMKLKGQIKSAMVYPAAIIGIAAIVITVLMIWVIPVFEKMFKEMSGGKMALPGPTQLVIDMSNFVQGYWYIILGVIIATVVAVKKYYATPQGKLAIDKLLLRLPVFGDLIRKASVAKFTRTLGTLLASGVPLLEALTICAKTSGNKVVEGALLDAKVSISGGKTIAEPLAKSGTFPKMVTHMISVGESTGALDSMLGKIADFYEDEVDQAVTNLTALLEPMMMVFLGVTVGFIVVAMYLPIFTMASAIG; translated from the coding sequence ATGGCCACGTTTGCATATGTTGGGCGGACCAAATCTGGAGGGGTGAAAAAAGGCGAACTCGTCGCGAAGTCGCGCGACGAGGCTGTGGATCACCTACGCAAACAAAGTGTGGTGGTGACGAGTCTCGAGGAGAGGGCGGCCAAAGAGGGATTCAGTCTTAAACTCGGAAGTGGTGTGAGCGAGAAGGACTTGGTCGTGTTCACCCGACAGTTCGGGACCATGATCAATGCAGGGTTGCCCTTGATCCAGTGCCTGGAAATCTTATCGACGCAATCGGAGAATGCGGCTCTGAGGAAATCTGTGGGTGAGATCAAAGTCCAGGTCGAGGGAGGTTCGACGTTTTCAGATGCCCTCCGCAAGCACCCGAAAATCTTTGATGATCTGTACGTCAATATGGTCCATGCCGGTGAAGTCGGAGGGTTGTTGGATACCATTCTGGGTCGTCTCTCGAAGCATATCGAGAAGGCCATGAAATTGAAGGGACAAATCAAGAGCGCAATGGTCTATCCTGCTGCCATCATCGGCATTGCGGCGATCGTGATCACGGTCCTGATGATTTGGGTTATTCCTGTATTTGAAAAAATGTTCAAGGAAATGTCCGGCGGAAAGATGGCGCTTCCAGGACCGACACAACTGGTCATCGATATGAGCAATTTTGTCCAAGGATATTGGTATATCATCCTGGGAGTGATCATAGCGACCGTGGTGGCGGTCAAGAAATACTATGCCACTCCACAAGGCAAGTTGGCGATCGACAAACTTTTACTGAGGCTGCCGGTTTTCGGTGACCTTATCAGGAAAGCCTCCGTGGCGAAATTCACACGGACGTTGGGGACCCTGCTGGCCAGCGGCGTTCCGTTATTGGAGGCTTTGACGATTTGCGCGAAGACTTCCGGAAATAAAGTGGTGGAGGGGGCGCTCCTTGATGCAAAAGTCAGTATCAGTGGAGGGAAGACGATCGCTGAACCGCTCGCCAAAAGCGGGACATTCCCCAAGATGGTGACCCACATGATATCGGTCGGAGAATCAACGGGTGCGCTGGACAGCATGCTCGGGAAAATCGCCGATTTTTACGAAGACGAAGTAGACCAGGCCGTGACCAATCTCACCGCCCTCTTGGAGCCGATGATGATGGTGTTCTTGGGCGTCACGGTCGGGTTTATCGTCGTTGCGATGTATCTTCCGATCTTTACGATGGCGTCCGCAATCGGGTAA
- a CDS encoding CDP-alcohol phosphatidyltransferase family protein produces the protein MNVPNSLTILRILLVPVYIGFMTYGSYGFALLTLLVAGLTDAIDGHLARKLNQRTRLGTFLDPLADKLLLTSSFISLAMLHLVPSWLVILVVSRDIILLLGTVVAHVTSTPINVTPTFLGKGTTFLQLSYVLLIVLLTWRGLDRSILTPLLVLLVGFTLASGLHYLYRGYRETNAAPPLV, from the coding sequence ATGAACGTCCCCAATAGCCTCACGATTCTTCGAATCCTCTTGGTCCCCGTCTACATAGGATTCATGACCTACGGCTCGTATGGGTTCGCGCTCCTCACGCTACTCGTGGCAGGACTGACGGATGCCATCGACGGCCATCTTGCGCGCAAGCTGAATCAGCGGACACGATTGGGAACTTTTCTTGATCCTCTTGCAGACAAGTTGCTGCTGACGTCGAGTTTTATCTCGCTGGCGATGCTGCATCTGGTACCGTCCTGGCTTGTCATCTTGGTCGTAAGCCGGGATATTATTCTCCTCCTGGGGACTGTGGTGGCTCACGTTACCAGTACGCCGATTAATGTGACTCCGACGTTCTTGGGAAAAGGAACAACCTTCCTTCAGTTGAGCTACGTCCTCTTGATTGTCCTCCTGACCTGGCGAGGGCTCGACCGTTCCATCCTCACTCCACTCCTCGTCCTGCTGGTCGGGTTCACCCTTGCCTCAGGACTGCATTACCTTTATCGAGGGTATCGAGAAACGAATGCGGCGCCTCCGCTTGTTTAA
- a CDS encoding serine hydrolase, with amino-acid sequence MPDLSVIQTALNRAVADGVFPGAVLAVRCGDRPVSRFQTGRLSIFPPGHPVSASTIYDLASLTKPLATVTSIALLIQQGDLRLEDTVAEHLQECAETGIGSATLQDLLTHSSGLPGWRPFYERINPEGEIPSSGEARNRAKQAMIRSISAETPVYERGSRSLYSDLGFMLLGMIVERCSRRDLDRVFHDFITIPLNGLRIEYVLRERLNEFLAVAGRDGGVAPTEIDRWRQGRLLCGEVHDQNAAALGGEAGHAGLFGNVDSVLAITGEWLHAYHGRKAILDQGIVREFTRRQKPEVSSSWALGWDTPSMPSSAGRHFAFRSFGHLGYTGTSVWIDPVRELQVVLLSNRVHPTSDNEAIKKFRPIIHDLVYREFVGSAYGRSG; translated from the coding sequence ATGCCCGATCTCAGCGTTATCCAAACAGCACTCAATCGAGCCGTGGCCGATGGGGTCTTCCCGGGAGCCGTGTTGGCGGTGCGGTGCGGAGACAGACCGGTCTCTCGGTTTCAGACCGGACGACTTTCGATTTTCCCACCGGGGCATCCCGTCAGCGCTTCCACGATTTATGACTTGGCTTCGTTGACCAAGCCGTTGGCGACCGTCACGTCCATTGCGCTGCTGATTCAACAGGGTGATCTCCGGCTCGAAGATACCGTCGCTGAGCATCTTCAGGAATGTGCCGAGACTGGGATCGGCTCAGCCACACTTCAAGATCTGCTGACCCACTCTTCCGGATTACCCGGATGGCGGCCATTCTATGAGCGGATCAATCCGGAGGGAGAGATTCCCTCATCTGGAGAAGCAAGGAATCGTGCGAAACAGGCGATGATCAGGTCAATCAGTGCGGAGACACCTGTCTACGAGCGGGGTTCTCGCAGCCTGTACAGCGACCTCGGTTTCATGTTACTCGGCATGATTGTCGAGCGGTGCAGTCGGCGGGATTTGGACCGCGTTTTTCATGATTTCATCACGATCCCACTGAACGGACTGCGGATTGAATATGTCTTGAGAGAACGGTTGAACGAGTTCTTGGCAGTGGCTGGTAGAGACGGTGGGGTTGCACCAACGGAAATCGACCGGTGGCGGCAGGGACGACTGTTGTGCGGAGAGGTACATGATCAGAATGCAGCCGCCCTGGGTGGAGAAGCCGGCCATGCGGGGCTATTCGGGAATGTCGATTCGGTGCTAGCGATTACAGGCGAATGGTTGCACGCGTACCATGGCCGAAAGGCTATCCTCGATCAAGGAATTGTGCGGGAATTTACACGACGACAGAAACCGGAAGTTTCGTCGAGTTGGGCGCTCGGGTGGGACACCCCGTCGATGCCGTCGTCAGCAGGACGCCATTTCGCATTCCGCTCGTTTGGCCATCTCGGCTATACCGGGACCTCCGTCTGGATCGATCCAGTGCGAGAATTGCAAGTCGTTCTGCTCTCGAACCGCGTACACCCTACGAGCGACAATGAGGCGATTAAGAAGTTTCGGCCGATCATTCACGACCTTGTGTATCGTGAGTTCGTCGGCTCGGCTTACGGGCGATCGGGATAA
- a CDS encoding ATP-binding protein has product MGDIKARIYWLMGWRVVLVTLLLGLSLAFQVTKGERVETFYALIIFTYAVTILYAFLFRWFTTPQVLVQFAWTQVAVDFLLETVLIARTGGIESPFAVLYVISVTVASLVPRRRVGLVTASLCIILFGILTNVQLYGLAEIWGWLPHTRLSAAETLHAFGVYSLAFLVVGFLSGALADQLQSADQSLREKEQGLSHLRAFHENIVHSISSGVFATDEKGQITSFNPAAQEATGHSFDQVQGRPWQEIFGWHPDQQDTDLLQEASGNMRFEVECKRSDGNRLILGMTLAPLHERGEKTGLVGVFKDLTQIRDLEEEMRRKEWLASLGEMSAGMAHEIRNPLGALAGAMQMLRKDLQADDTSRRLMDIAVREATRLDTIITEFLQYARPPALNLAEYDLNKVLAETLDLVQHEARSRTNISIVAAPCAGPLPAQVDQDQMKQVFWNLAVNAFDAMPKGGELTIATGCRRVDVAGRKAEVVEVSFQDTGEGISKQNLDKIFLPFFTTKRRGSGLGLAAVHRIVDLHGGWIKVDSQERQGTRFGVCLPRTADSGVRLWHEGREPWKRS; this is encoded by the coding sequence GTGGGAGATATTAAAGCCAGAATTTACTGGTTGATGGGATGGCGAGTTGTTCTTGTTACGCTGCTCTTGGGGTTGTCTCTTGCGTTCCAGGTTACGAAGGGAGAGCGCGTTGAAACATTTTACGCCCTGATCATCTTTACATATGCAGTCACGATACTTTACGCATTTCTGTTCCGTTGGTTCACAACGCCTCAAGTGCTCGTGCAGTTCGCGTGGACTCAGGTAGCCGTCGATTTCTTGCTTGAGACGGTATTGATCGCCAGGACGGGTGGAATTGAAAGCCCGTTCGCGGTGCTCTATGTCATCAGCGTGACGGTCGCGAGTCTGGTTCCGCGTCGCCGCGTAGGCCTCGTGACGGCCAGTCTTTGCATCATCCTGTTTGGAATTCTGACCAATGTCCAACTCTACGGCCTCGCTGAGATTTGGGGATGGCTGCCGCACACTCGTCTCAGTGCGGCAGAAACGCTCCATGCATTCGGCGTCTACAGCCTGGCGTTTCTGGTCGTTGGTTTTTTAAGCGGAGCACTTGCGGATCAGTTGCAGTCGGCCGATCAGTCGCTTCGTGAAAAAGAACAGGGGCTGAGCCACCTTCGAGCCTTTCATGAGAATATCGTTCATAGCATCAGCAGCGGTGTTTTTGCGACAGACGAGAAGGGGCAGATCACATCTTTCAATCCTGCGGCGCAGGAAGCCACCGGCCACAGTTTCGACCAAGTGCAGGGCCGACCCTGGCAGGAAATATTTGGCTGGCATCCCGATCAACAAGATACTGATCTCCTGCAAGAGGCCTCCGGTAACATGCGATTTGAAGTGGAATGTAAGCGGTCCGACGGCAATCGGTTGATCCTCGGCATGACGCTCGCCCCTTTGCACGAGCGAGGAGAAAAAACGGGACTGGTCGGAGTGTTCAAGGATCTCACCCAGATCCGCGACCTCGAAGAAGAAATGCGGCGGAAGGAGTGGTTGGCCAGCCTGGGGGAGATGTCGGCGGGGATGGCGCACGAAATCAGGAATCCCTTGGGTGCCCTGGCCGGAGCGATGCAAATGCTTCGGAAAGATCTCCAAGCCGATGATACCAGCCGACGCCTGATGGACATCGCGGTTCGGGAAGCGACCCGGTTGGATACCATCATCACGGAGTTTCTCCAGTATGCCAGGCCGCCTGCGCTCAATCTGGCGGAGTACGATTTGAACAAAGTCCTTGCTGAGACTCTTGATCTGGTACAACATGAAGCACGAAGCAGAACGAACATCTCCATCGTGGCTGCTCCCTGCGCCGGGCCTTTGCCAGCCCAAGTGGATCAGGATCAAATGAAACAAGTGTTCTGGAATCTCGCGGTGAATGCCTTCGATGCCATGCCGAAGGGGGGGGAACTGACGATTGCAACCGGATGTAGAAGGGTCGATGTCGCCGGACGAAAGGCCGAGGTCGTAGAGGTCTCGTTCCAGGATACCGGGGAAGGCATCTCGAAGCAGAATCTCGACAAGATATTTCTCCCGTTCTTTACCACCAAAAGGCGAGGTTCTGGATTGGGCTTGGCCGCAGTCCATCGCATCGTCGATCTTCACGGCGGGTGGATCAAAGTGGATAGCCAGGAAAGGCAAGGAACACGATTTGGAGTTTGCTTGCCTCGTACGGCAGATTCAGGAGTGCGACTTTGGCACGAAGGTAGAGAACCGTGGAAAAGATCCTAG